In Streptomyces sp. NBC_01707, a genomic segment contains:
- a CDS encoding styrene monooxygenase/indole monooxygenase family protein encodes MRKILIVGAGQSGLQLALGLQSSGYEVTLMSNRTADEIRSGRVMSTQCMFDTALQHERDLQLNFWESQAPRIEGLGVSVAAPDSSRAIDWVGKLDGFAQSVDQRVKMAGWMETFAQRGGQLVIHGAAVSDLDYFSRTYDLVMVSAGKGELVSMFGRDASRSPFDAPQRALAVAYVHGMGPRPEHPEFDAVRCNLVPGVGELFVMPTLTTSGRADILFWEGVPGGPLDVFQGIKDPSEHLAKTLELMEQFTPWEYARATKVELTDANGTLAGRYAPTVRKPIGRLPGGGLVLGVADVVVANDPITGQGSNSASKCADAYLRSIIEHGDRPFDADWMQSTFDRYWDTAQHVVKWTNAMLGVPPEHVLNLIGAAGQLQPVADRFANGFDNPADFDNFFFDPEKTNAYLAQVSGAASAA; translated from the coding sequence ATGCGGAAGATACTCATAGTCGGAGCCGGCCAGTCCGGTCTCCAGCTCGCCCTCGGACTGCAGTCCAGCGGGTACGAAGTCACCCTGATGTCCAACCGCACGGCCGACGAGATCCGGTCCGGCCGGGTCATGTCGACGCAGTGCATGTTCGACACCGCGTTGCAGCACGAGCGCGACCTCCAGCTCAACTTCTGGGAGTCCCAGGCCCCGCGCATCGAGGGCCTCGGCGTCTCGGTCGCCGCTCCCGACTCCTCGCGCGCCATCGACTGGGTCGGCAAGCTGGACGGCTTCGCCCAGTCCGTCGACCAGCGCGTGAAGATGGCCGGCTGGATGGAGACGTTCGCCCAGCGCGGCGGACAGCTCGTCATCCACGGTGCGGCCGTCTCCGACCTCGACTACTTCTCCCGCACCTACGACCTGGTGATGGTCTCCGCGGGCAAGGGTGAGCTGGTCTCCATGTTCGGCCGGGACGCGTCCCGTTCGCCGTTCGACGCCCCGCAGCGCGCACTGGCCGTCGCGTACGTCCACGGCATGGGCCCGCGCCCGGAGCACCCCGAGTTCGACGCGGTCCGCTGCAACCTGGTCCCGGGCGTCGGCGAGCTCTTCGTGATGCCGACCCTGACCACGTCCGGCCGGGCCGACATCCTGTTCTGGGAGGGCGTCCCGGGTGGTCCGCTGGACGTGTTCCAGGGCATCAAGGACCCCTCCGAGCACCTCGCCAAGACGCTGGAGCTCATGGAGCAGTTCACGCCGTGGGAGTACGCCCGTGCCACCAAGGTCGAACTGACGGACGCCAACGGCACCCTGGCGGGCCGTTATGCCCCGACCGTCCGCAAGCCGATCGGCCGCCTGCCCGGCGGCGGTCTGGTGCTCGGCGTGGCGGACGTGGTCGTCGCCAACGACCCGATCACCGGTCAGGGCTCCAACTCGGCCTCCAAGTGCGCCGACGCGTACCTCCGGTCGATCATCGAGCACGGCGACCGTCCGTTCGACGCGGACTGGATGCAGTCCACCTTCGACCGCTACTGGGACACCGCGCAGCACGTCGTGAAGTGGACGAACGCCATGCTCGGCGTACCGCCGGAGCACGTGCTGAACCTGATCGGCGCCGCCGGCCAGCTCCAGCCGGTGGCCGACCGCTTCGCCAACGGGTTCGACAACCCTGCGGACTTCGACAATTTCTTCTTCGACCCGGAGAAGACGAACGCGTACCTGGCTCAGGTCTCCGGCGCCGCATCGGCCGCCTGA
- a CDS encoding ATP/GTP-binding protein: MDSAVSDSLLSAPRQPGPEDQTEESLQAWQLDHTRAPIATKIVVAGGFGVGKTTFVGSVSEITPLQTEALMTQASEETDDLTATPDKVTTTVAMDFGRLTLDDDLVLYVFGTPGQQRFWFMWDDLVRGAIGAVVLADTRRLSDCFPALDYFESCGLPYIVAVNHFEGTPGFEPEDVREALTIPLHVPVVIMDARNRITVVESLLALVGHALDATPA, translated from the coding sequence ATGGACTCCGCCGTCTCTGACTCGCTGCTGTCCGCCCCCCGTCAGCCGGGACCGGAGGACCAGACCGAAGAGTCACTGCAGGCATGGCAGCTGGACCACACCAGGGCCCCCATAGCCACGAAGATCGTGGTCGCGGGCGGGTTCGGGGTCGGCAAGACGACCTTCGTGGGGTCGGTCTCCGAGATCACCCCGCTGCAGACCGAAGCGCTGATGACCCAGGCCAGCGAGGAGACCGACGATCTCACCGCGACGCCCGACAAGGTCACCACGACCGTCGCGATGGACTTCGGCCGTCTCACCCTCGACGACGACCTCGTGCTGTACGTGTTCGGTACACCCGGACAGCAGCGCTTCTGGTTCATGTGGGACGACCTGGTGCGCGGCGCGATCGGAGCGGTCGTGCTCGCCGACACCCGGCGGCTGTCCGACTGCTTTCCCGCGCTCGACTACTTCGAGAGCTGCGGACTGCCGTACATCGTGGCCGTCAACCACTTCGAGGGAACACCCGGATTCGAGCCGGAGGACGTCAGGGAGGCCCTGACCATACCCCTGCACGTACCCGTTGTGATCATGGACGCGCGTAACAGGATCACGGTCGTCGAGTCGCTGCTGGCCCTTGTGGGCCACGCTCTTGACGCCACACCCGCGTAG
- a CDS encoding lysozyme — protein sequence MPVHRSGSGTTRRTRFAALGTLLAALSLLLTLPGAATAADSPTATTTPARGSATMGMGVIAHDGQGGLPRDTRAVQTEGVDVSSHQGNVDWATLWNSGVRWAYTKATEGTYYTNPYFAQQYNGSYNVGMIRGAYHFATPDTTSGATQANYFVDHGGGWSRDGRTLPGVLDIEWNPYGDQCYGKTAAAMVSWIRDFVNTYKSRTGRDAVIYTATSWWQACTGNNAGFAATNPLWVARYNTTVGELPAGWGYYTIWQYTSSGPYVGDHNHFNGALDRVQALANG from the coding sequence ATGCCCGTGCACAGATCCGGATCCGGAACGACCCGCCGCACACGCTTCGCGGCGTTGGGAACCCTTCTCGCAGCACTCTCGCTTCTGCTCACCCTGCCCGGTGCGGCCACTGCGGCCGACTCCCCCACCGCCACCACCACACCCGCCCGCGGGTCGGCCACGATGGGCATGGGCGTCATCGCCCATGACGGTCAGGGCGGCCTGCCGCGTGACACGCGCGCCGTGCAGACCGAAGGCGTGGACGTCAGCAGTCACCAGGGCAACGTCGACTGGGCGACGCTCTGGAACAGCGGTGTCCGGTGGGCCTACACCAAGGCCACCGAAGGCACGTACTACACGAACCCGTACTTCGCGCAGCAGTACAACGGCTCGTACAACGTCGGCATGATCCGCGGCGCGTACCACTTCGCCACCCCGGACACCACGAGCGGTGCCACCCAGGCCAACTACTTCGTGGACCACGGGGGCGGCTGGTCGCGGGACGGCAGGACGCTGCCGGGCGTCCTCGACATCGAGTGGAACCCGTACGGCGACCAGTGCTACGGCAAGACCGCGGCCGCCATGGTCTCCTGGATCCGCGACTTCGTGAACACGTACAAGTCACGCACCGGCCGCGACGCCGTCATCTACACCGCGACCAGCTGGTGGCAGGCCTGCACCGGCAACAACGCGGGCTTCGCCGCCACCAACCCGCTCTGGGTGGCCCGCTACAACACCACCGTCGGTGAACTCCCGGCCGGATGGGGCTACTACACCATCTGGCAGTACACGTCGTCCGGCCCGTACGTCGGCGACCACAACCACTTCAACGGCGCCCTCGACCGCGTACAGGCACTCGCCAACGGCTGA
- a CDS encoding roadblock/LC7 domain-containing protein, translating to MTAPSTFGLSTEARNLHWLLSNLVEEVPGVHSVTVVSSDGLMLLSSDPGHHAARATGRQDGPRGSSADLATIVSGIGSLTIGAAKLMDSGGVKQTMVAMDEGSVFVMSISDGSLLGVHATPDCDMSVIAYHMALFVGRAGHVLTPELRSELRKSMESAQ from the coding sequence TTGACTGCGCCCAGCACATTCGGGCTGAGTACCGAGGCCCGGAACCTTCACTGGTTGCTGAGCAATCTCGTCGAGGAGGTGCCAGGGGTCCACTCGGTCACGGTCGTCTCGTCCGACGGACTGATGCTTCTCTCCTCCGACCCCGGCCACCACGCAGCCAGAGCGACGGGCCGGCAGGACGGCCCCAGGGGCTCCAGCGCCGACCTCGCGACCATCGTCTCCGGCATCGGATCCCTCACCATCGGTGCCGCGAAGCTGATGGACAGCGGTGGCGTCAAGCAGACCATGGTCGCCATGGACGAGGGCAGCGTCTTCGTCATGTCGATCAGCGACGGATCCCTGCTCGGCGTACATGCCACCCCCGACTGCGACATGAGCGTCATCGCGTACCACATGGCGCTCTTCGTCGGCCGTGCCGGACATGTACTCACCCCCGAACTCCGCAGTGAACTGCGCAAATCGATGGAGAGCGCCCAGTGA
- a CDS encoding DUF742 domain-containing protein, with the protein MPAAEPARRLPVRGSDRRPARVRPYSLTGGRTRFGHVLLVETFVAALEAPDERRELTNGSLTTRVMPELQAIVEICRRMRTVAEISALLKMPLGVVRVLLSDLADQGKIRVYGTGHGTGQPDRALLERVLNGLRRL; encoded by the coding sequence ATGCCCGCTGCTGAACCCGCCCGCAGGCTCCCCGTCCGCGGTTCCGACCGACGGCCTGCCAGGGTCCGCCCGTACTCGCTCACCGGCGGCCGCACCCGCTTCGGCCACGTCCTCCTCGTCGAGACGTTCGTGGCCGCGCTCGAAGCGCCCGATGAGCGCCGCGAGCTCACCAACGGCAGTCTCACCACGCGCGTGATGCCGGAGCTCCAGGCCATTGTCGAAATCTGCCGCCGCATGCGTACGGTCGCGGAGATCTCGGCCCTGTTGAAGATGCCGCTCGGCGTGGTCCGAGTGCTGCTCAGCGACTTGGCCGACCAGGGAAAGATCCGTGTGTACGGGACCGGTCACGGCACCGGCCAGCCCGACCGCGCACTGCTCGAAAGGGTGCTGAATGGACTCCGCCGTCTCTGA
- a CDS encoding MarR family winged helix-turn-helix transcriptional regulator, producing the protein MRGVDVHGSGSGSEPGATGATGVDHEFLALERELAVFLRRARSSSGEMAREVHPDLESAAYGLLVQLESAGRQRATDLAAYFGVGKATMSRQLRALEDLGLVAREPDPADGRAFLVHLTDEGLARYRSVRDARRERYVRKLADWDRAEVAELARLLHHLNTRAEE; encoded by the coding sequence ATGAGGGGTGTTGACGTGCACGGGAGCGGAAGCGGTAGTGAACCCGGCGCGACCGGGGCAACTGGTGTGGACCACGAATTCCTGGCACTGGAGCGGGAGTTGGCGGTCTTCCTGCGCCGGGCGCGGTCGAGCTCCGGCGAAATGGCGCGCGAGGTCCACCCCGACCTGGAGTCCGCGGCGTACGGACTCCTCGTGCAACTGGAGTCGGCGGGCCGGCAGCGGGCCACCGATCTCGCGGCGTACTTCGGGGTCGGCAAGGCGACCATGAGCCGTCAACTGCGCGCCCTGGAGGACCTCGGACTGGTGGCGCGCGAACCCGATCCGGCCGACGGGCGGGCCTTCCTCGTCCATCTCACCGACGAGGGACTGGCGCGTTACCGCAGCGTCCGCGACGCCCGCCGTGAGCGGTACGTACGCAAGCTCGCCGACTGGGACCGGGCCGAGGTGGCGGAACTGGCCCGGCTGCTGCACCACTTGAACACCCGCGCCGAGGAGTGA
- a CDS encoding tetratricopeptide repeat protein, translated as MSNQSVTAGLALAGVMAHCGGSPVGAVKFLAGAIASAPAAPEPHAALAELWRDRRSELKEGLEGDGSLSAVLAQAYFLFLDGDMDDAVMSLGSVTGARPDVAWGTVPWFGDARFLGAVSAEALAEACLRTLDYGHDLDTDAMRERFTPWFHAIDVVSERSPVPESLAAMARLPRACGRYELAFALCDRGDAVDRVMWTAAARAGTWRAMGDLDRAAESFEDALALDPANWSLCLDLADVRAEQGDFAAAVGLVDQGLRHEPGEVSLRAAGAAYRTRLSGSSDDLRALIVLAPELASASYRDLLIDYACAGPGLPDELVAKARRIREN; from the coding sequence ATGTCGAATCAGTCAGTGACAGCGGGACTCGCTCTCGCCGGTGTGATGGCGCACTGCGGCGGAAGCCCGGTCGGCGCCGTGAAGTTCCTGGCGGGGGCGATAGCCTCAGCTCCGGCGGCCCCGGAGCCCCATGCGGCCCTCGCCGAGTTGTGGCGGGACCGTCGCTCGGAGCTCAAGGAGGGCCTCGAAGGGGACGGCTCCTTGAGCGCTGTGCTGGCACAGGCGTACTTCCTGTTCCTCGACGGGGACATGGACGACGCGGTGATGTCCCTCGGTTCGGTCACGGGGGCTCGGCCCGACGTGGCATGGGGCACCGTCCCCTGGTTCGGCGATGCGCGGTTCCTCGGCGCGGTGAGTGCCGAGGCGTTGGCGGAGGCGTGTCTGCGGACGCTGGACTACGGCCACGACCTGGACACCGACGCGATGCGCGAGCGGTTCACGCCGTGGTTCCATGCCATCGACGTGGTGTCCGAACGGAGTCCCGTGCCGGAGTCGTTGGCCGCCATGGCCCGATTGCCCCGTGCCTGCGGCCGCTACGAGCTGGCCTTCGCCCTGTGCGACCGCGGCGATGCCGTCGATCGGGTCATGTGGACCGCGGCCGCCCGTGCCGGCACCTGGCGTGCGATGGGCGACCTGGACCGGGCTGCGGAGTCCTTCGAAGACGCCCTGGCCCTGGACCCTGCCAACTGGTCCCTCTGTCTGGACCTTGCCGACGTGCGCGCCGAGCAGGGCGATTTCGCCGCCGCCGTGGGTCTCGTCGACCAGGGCCTGCGACACGAACCGGGGGAAGTCTCCCTGCGCGCGGCGGGTGCCGCCTATCGCACGCGCCTGTCCGGCTCGTCCGACGATCTGCGGGCCCTGATCGTCCTGGCTCCGGAGCTCGCGAGCGCCTCCTACCGGGACCTGCTGATCGACTACGCGTGCGCGGGGCCGGGGTTGCCTGACGAGCTCGTGGCCAAGGCCCGCCGTATCCGCGAGAACTGA
- a CDS encoding C40 family peptidase, with amino-acid sequence MSGTVLRTVCSAALAALVMASPAVAAPVAPDPGPSDVATGKGPGSTKSIAELLTEMRTLYRQAEEATETYNGTVAELKKRTAEAKRLGSALAAARLALSRSHDEAGRLAREQYQGRSGFSSYAQLLLARDPEHALDQGHVIQRVAAGRAATVKRLTDAAKHADGLATAARKVRDRQRVLAARQKRQRDTVRARLRNVEKLLATLSAEKIAQMSRLEQQATEKAQGALIASGALSSSRQPSEAGGEAVKYAIGQVGKPYVWGAEGPGSFDCSGLTSRAWATAGRPIPRTSQEQWRRLRKVRLNTLRPGDLVIYFPKATHVAMYIGNGLVVQAPRPGTRVKVSPVASNPMLGAVRPDPEDASLRTYERPELPRHASDGSDTGYSASSAPGDA; translated from the coding sequence GTGTCAGGCACGGTCCTGCGCACTGTCTGCTCCGCGGCGCTCGCCGCTCTCGTCATGGCCTCCCCCGCCGTTGCCGCCCCCGTGGCACCGGACCCCGGTCCCTCGGACGTGGCCACCGGCAAGGGCCCCGGCTCCACCAAGAGCATCGCCGAGCTGCTGACCGAGATGCGCACGCTGTACCGGCAGGCGGAGGAAGCCACCGAGACGTACAACGGGACCGTGGCCGAGCTGAAGAAACGGACCGCCGAGGCGAAACGGCTCGGTTCCGCCCTCGCCGCGGCCAGGCTCGCACTGTCCCGCAGCCACGACGAAGCGGGGCGGCTGGCCCGTGAGCAGTACCAGGGGCGGTCCGGCTTCTCCTCGTACGCACAGCTGTTGCTGGCCCGCGATCCCGAGCACGCCCTGGACCAGGGGCATGTGATCCAACGGGTGGCCGCCGGCCGGGCCGCGACCGTGAAACGGCTCACCGACGCAGCGAAACACGCCGACGGCCTGGCCACCGCAGCCCGCAAGGTACGAGACAGACAGCGGGTGCTGGCGGCGCGGCAGAAGAGGCAGCGCGACACCGTTCGGGCGCGGCTGCGGAACGTCGAGAAGCTGCTGGCCACCCTCTCGGCCGAAAAGATCGCCCAGATGTCCCGGCTGGAGCAGCAGGCCACGGAGAAGGCCCAGGGCGCGCTGATCGCCTCGGGCGCGTTGTCCTCGTCCCGGCAGCCGTCCGAGGCGGGCGGCGAGGCGGTGAAGTACGCGATCGGGCAGGTCGGCAAGCCGTATGTGTGGGGCGCGGAAGGGCCGGGGTCGTTCGACTGCTCGGGGCTCACCTCACGGGCCTGGGCGACCGCGGGCCGACCCATTCCGCGGACCTCGCAGGAACAGTGGCGGCGCCTTCGGAAGGTACGGCTGAACACGCTGCGTCCGGGTGACCTGGTGATCTACTTCCCGAAGGCCACGCACGTGGCGATGTACATCGGCAACGGTCTGGTGGTGCAGGCGCCCCGGCCGGGGACCCGGGTGAAGGTCTCACCGGTGGCGTCGAACCCGATGCTCGGTGCCGTGCGACCGGATCCGGAGGACGCGTCGCTGCGCACGTACGAGCGACCGGAGCTGCCCCGGCACGCGTCGGACGGCTCGGACACGGGGTACAGCGCGTCGTCCGCCCCCGGCGACGCGTAG
- a CDS encoding nitrate- and nitrite sensing domain-containing protein has translation MQKKRPRSKGSKRSGSGATPLPPAEGEPTRRTVRVRSRLVAGVAVVGITVIAAGAPAALGASSELNESQRLVTLAELNQQAVALAHALADERDEVTAYIASGRDEKSGPKSDGPSSRSARVDQQVDEIRDTAPAALRRDLSTIPSLRRTALTGKGSALAAHQAYSEVIAKLQDVADELAEKTPPRASEATRAPLALGQAAEQASATRGLLTAALSVPREVPTTPQIDPFTGLPVQSQDEGPSEDDRNRDELSAAAQQARVRELAALADFDQAAGSTAREKLSSTVTGPEVNSAEKYLAALTDRPELSDSDQQVNRQKVEAALSARIDRMRSVESALGTARIQRLEQLRDDDVTALELHIALLGGCLLIAVGVSTAVARTLTQPLAVLRIGAARLAAEPGTAEPVRYTGRNDEFAQVVRNLNALHGKLQGLLHEFNGRFANLEKERGELVAGHEALSVQRAELQVRTADLAAQLERLKNTVHHTFVNLSLRTLGLVERQLGVIESLEEREQDPERLATLFKLDHMATVMRRHSENMLVLAGAEHGHGHSGPIPLVDVLRAAVSEIERYERVTIQSLPPHAQIAGFAADDLSHLVAELLENATSFSPPDSHVQLSGWLLESGEVMLSIQDEGIGMSSVRMGELNARLADPASFEASRQSADGAGLGLQVTSLLAGRHGVRVQLREQKGSGVTAVVVLPQALLPKAPPTATPPPVRVPGDAPALNLPGSVAEANSNSLPGRTLALSGDPLIAAAEQSIRDAGAETGAEPVPAPEPVAAEPVATEPVPAPEPVVNEPFAPEPFAAETEAETTMQVRLPEFRDAPPAPTAPVASDPYTIGPDRHERTADEGQDPFVAPAPVVTTVAEAFPGPRQPEPQQQPQSERITDKGLPKRTPKVVKPTSAPAAERKGSLDKEALRRRLGGFHQGAKDGRRDVEAEIAEGVGSAVGAGPALGVDRSERTAQSDHTELADRSGGRTDDTGDTVEEARS, from the coding sequence GTGCAGAAGAAGCGGCCTCGGAGCAAGGGCAGCAAGCGAAGCGGTTCCGGGGCGACACCTCTGCCGCCGGCCGAAGGTGAGCCCACCCGGCGCACCGTACGCGTACGCAGTCGGCTGGTCGCCGGCGTCGCGGTCGTCGGAATCACCGTCATCGCCGCGGGCGCGCCCGCGGCGCTCGGTGCCTCCTCCGAACTGAACGAGTCCCAGCGGTTGGTCACGCTCGCCGAGCTGAATCAGCAGGCGGTGGCGCTCGCGCACGCTCTCGCGGACGAGCGCGACGAGGTCACCGCCTACATCGCGAGCGGCCGGGACGAGAAGTCCGGCCCGAAGAGCGACGGACCCAGCAGCCGCAGCGCGCGCGTCGACCAGCAGGTCGACGAGATCCGCGACACGGCTCCCGCCGCGCTGCGCCGCGACCTCTCCACGATCCCCTCGCTACGGCGTACCGCGCTCACCGGCAAGGGCTCGGCGCTCGCGGCCCACCAGGCGTACTCCGAGGTCATCGCCAAGCTGCAGGACGTCGCCGACGAACTGGCCGAGAAGACTCCGCCGCGCGCGTCCGAGGCCACTCGTGCGCCCCTCGCCCTAGGCCAGGCGGCCGAGCAGGCCTCCGCCACCCGCGGGCTGTTGACCGCCGCGCTGTCGGTGCCCCGCGAAGTGCCCACCACCCCGCAGATCGACCCGTTCACCGGGCTGCCCGTGCAGTCCCAGGACGAGGGCCCGAGCGAGGACGACCGCAACCGTGACGAGCTGAGCGCCGCGGCCCAGCAGGCCAGGGTCCGGGAACTCGCCGCGCTCGCGGACTTCGACCAGGCCGCGGGCTCCACCGCCCGCGAGAAGCTCTCCTCCACCGTCACCGGACCCGAGGTCAACAGCGCGGAGAAGTACCTCGCCGCGCTCACGGACCGCCCCGAGCTGTCGGACTCCGACCAGCAGGTCAACCGGCAGAAGGTCGAGGCGGCACTCTCCGCCCGCATCGACCGGATGCGCAGCGTCGAGTCCGCACTCGGCACCGCCCGCATCCAGCGACTGGAGCAGCTGCGTGACGACGACGTCACCGCGCTCGAACTGCACATCGCGCTGCTCGGTGGCTGTCTGCTGATCGCAGTCGGCGTCTCCACCGCCGTGGCCCGCACGCTCACCCAGCCGCTCGCCGTCCTGCGGATCGGTGCCGCCCGCCTCGCCGCGGAGCCCGGCACCGCCGAGCCGGTCCGCTACACCGGCCGCAACGACGAGTTCGCCCAGGTCGTACGGAACCTCAACGCTCTGCACGGCAAGCTGCAGGGACTGCTCCACGAGTTCAACGGCCGGTTCGCGAACCTGGAGAAGGAGCGCGGCGAGCTCGTCGCCGGTCACGAGGCCCTGTCCGTCCAGCGCGCCGAACTCCAGGTCCGCACCGCCGACCTGGCCGCCCAGCTGGAGCGGCTGAAGAACACGGTCCACCACACATTCGTCAACCTCTCGCTCCGCACCCTCGGCCTCGTCGAACGCCAGCTCGGTGTCATCGAGAGCCTGGAGGAGCGCGAGCAGGACCCGGAGCGGCTCGCCACCCTCTTCAAGCTCGACCACATGGCGACGGTCATGCGCCGCCACAGCGAGAACATGCTGGTTCTCGCGGGCGCCGAGCACGGTCACGGGCACTCCGGCCCGATCCCGCTGGTCGACGTCCTGAGGGCGGCCGTCAGTGAGATCGAGCGGTACGAGCGGGTCACCATCCAGTCGCTGCCGCCGCACGCCCAGATCGCCGGCTTCGCCGCCGACGACCTCAGCCACCTGGTCGCCGAACTCCTCGAGAACGCGACCTCCTTCTCGCCGCCCGACTCCCATGTCCAGCTCTCCGGCTGGCTGCTGGAGTCCGGCGAGGTGATGCTCTCCATTCAGGACGAGGGCATCGGGATGTCGTCCGTACGGATGGGCGAGCTCAATGCCCGGCTGGCGGACCCGGCGTCGTTCGAGGCGAGTCGGCAGAGCGCGGACGGAGCGGGCCTCGGCCTTCAGGTGACGTCGCTGCTGGCGGGTCGCCACGGGGTCCGGGTCCAGCTGCGCGAACAGAAGGGCAGCGGCGTGACGGCGGTCGTCGTGCTGCCGCAGGCACTGCTGCCGAAGGCGCCGCCGACCGCCACCCCGCCGCCGGTGCGGGTGCCGGGGGATGCGCCCGCGCTGAACCTGCCGGGCTCGGTGGCCGAGGCCAACTCCAACTCCCTGCCGGGCCGGACGCTCGCGCTGTCCGGTGATCCGCTGATCGCCGCGGCCGAGCAGTCGATCCGCGACGCGGGAGCGGAGACCGGCGCCGAGCCGGTGCCCGCGCCTGAGCCGGTTGCGGCCGAGCCGGTTGCAACCGAGCCGGTGCCCGCACCTGAGCCGGTCGTGAACGAGCCGTTCGCACCTGAGCCGTTCGCCGCCGAGACCGAGGCCGAGACCACGATGCAGGTCCGGCTCCCGGAGTTCCGGGACGCCCCGCCCGCCCCTACGGCCCCGGTGGCCTCCGACCCGTACACCATCGGCCCCGACCGTCACGAGCGCACCGCGGACGAGGGCCAGGATCCCTTCGTCGCTCCCGCCCCGGTCGTCACCACCGTCGCGGAGGCCTTTCCCGGCCCCCGGCAGCCGGAACCACAGCAGCAACCGCAGAGCGAACGCATCACCGACAAGGGGCTGCCCAAGCGCACCCCCAAGGTCGTGAAGCCCACCTCCGCCCCTGCCGCCGAGCGCAAGGGCAGCCTGGACAAGGAAGCGCTGCGCCGTCGCCTCGGCGGCTTCCATCAGGGCGCGAAGGACGGCCGCCGCGATGTCGAGGCGGAGATCGCCGAAGGCGTCGGCAGTGCCGTCGGCGCCGGCCCTGCCCTCGGCGTCGACCGGAGCGAACGCACCGCACAGAGCGACCACACCGAGCTGGCAGACCGTTCCGGCGGTCGAACCGATGACACGGGGGACACAGTCGAGGAGGCACGCAGTTGA